One genomic window of Dama dama isolate Ldn47 chromosome 7, ASM3311817v1, whole genome shotgun sequence includes the following:
- the EDN1 gene encoding endothelin-1, with the protein MDYFPMIFALLFVVFQGAPEAAVLGTELRAGAESGGEKPAPVTPWRPRRSKRCSCSSLMDKECVYFCHLDIIWVNTPEHIVPYGLGSPARSKRSLKDFFPTKATVHRKRCQCASQTDKKCWNFCQAGKELRDQDSMEKAWNSQKRGKDHSKLREKCLHQQLVAGRKTRRLEAIRNSIKTSFRVAKLKAQLYGDKTVTYNRAH; encoded by the exons ATGGATTATTTCCCCATGATTTTCGCTCTGCTGTTTGTGGTTTTCCAAGGAGCTCCAGAAGCAG CGGTCCTGGGCACCGAGCTCCGCGCGGGAGCAGAGAGCGGCGGGGAGAAGCCTGCTCCTGTCACGCCCTGGAGGCCCCGCCGGTCCAAGCGCTGCTCCTGCTCCTCCTTGATGGATAAGGAGTGCGTCTACTTCTGCCACCTGGACATCATCTGGGTCAACACTCCAGA GCACATTGTTCCATATGGACTCGGAAGCCCTGCTAGGTCCAAGCGCTCCTTAAAGGACTTCTTTCCTACAAAGGCGACAGTCCACAGGAAGAGATGCCAGTGTGCTAGCCAGACAGACAAGAAATGCTGGAATTTTTGCCAAGCAGGAAAAGAACTCAG GGACCAAGACTCCATGGAGAAAGCCTGGAACAgccaaaagagaggaaaagaccATTCTAAGCTCAGAGAGAAGTGTCTTCATCAGCAGCTCGTGGCCGGAAGGAAAACAAGAAG GTTGGAGGCCATCCGCAACAGCATCAAAACATCTTTTCGTGTTGCCAAGCTGAAAGCCCAGCTCTATGGAGATAAGACAGTGACCTACAACCGTGCTCACTGA